A window of Desulfopila inferna contains these coding sequences:
- a CDS encoding methyltransferase domain-containing protein, whose translation MKVETIPEEKTHFRIHTKDLRHAISREYEAVALTPDKGFHFHTGRHLAEIVEYAPEWLEGIPGSVIESFAGTGNPFSIGAILPGESVVDIGCGAGIDSFIAAKMVGPTGHVIGVDMTEAMLEKARKAQQAVGYSQLQFEHGVIEELPIADRWADVIISNGVINLTPDKKRVMQEMYRVLKPNGRLQIADIIVQKEVPESAKQKIDLWTGUIAGALLEEELEALVQSSGFKDFAITWRKDVFRGAPQAGSAANFGTLGINFRALR comes from the coding sequence ATGAAAGTTGAAACTATACCCGAAGAGAAAACACATTTCCGAATCCACACGAAGGATTTGCGTCATGCTATCAGCCGAGAATATGAGGCAGTGGCTCTAACTCCTGACAAAGGATTTCATTTTCACACAGGAAGACATCTGGCAGAAATTGTTGAATACGCACCCGAATGGCTTGAGGGAATTCCTGGGTCAGTAATCGAATCTTTCGCCGGAACAGGAAACCCTTTTTCAATAGGAGCAATTTTGCCCGGAGAATCAGTGGTTGACATTGGATGCGGGGCTGGTATCGACAGCTTTATCGCTGCAAAAATGGTTGGACCAACTGGCCATGTAATAGGTGTGGATATGACTGAAGCAATGCTGGAAAAAGCCCGCAAAGCTCAGCAAGCAGTAGGCTATTCTCAGCTGCAATTTGAACACGGTGTCATCGAAGAACTGCCTATTGCTGACCGCTGGGCAGATGTAATTATCTCCAATGGCGTTATCAATCTTACCCCCGATAAGAAGCGCGTCATGCAAGAGATGTATCGTGTACTCAAACCAAATGGGCGTTTGCAGATTGCCGATATCATTGTTCAGAAAGAGGTCCCTGAAAGTGCAAAACAAAAGATTGATTTATGGACCGGCTGAATAGCCGGTGCTCTTCTGGAAGAAGAGCTCGAAGCACTGGTCCAGTCCAGCGGATTCAAAGATTTTGCTATCACTTGGCGCAAAGATGTCTTTAGAGGTGCGCCGCAGGCGGGCAGTGCTGCTAATTTCGGGACACTTGGCATTAACTTCAGGGCGTTGAGATAA